AGGAAGTTCCTTTGTATATTCAATGGTATAATCAACGTCACATTCTAAAATCTCATTTGCAAGATCATTTAAAACATAACCTTTATAATCAATGGCTGCATTTGTAGGAATTATTTTTTTATCAATATTTGTAAAAGTTCCTTCTTGTTGATTAAGTGCTGGAATATCAAGCTTACCATCACCTAAAGCACTTAATTCAAAGTCAGCTTTTTCATTATAACCAACGGTTAAACCAGTTTCTTCTTCAAATAATTCATCACAAATTAAACTAACACCCAAAGTATTTGTTTGAGTAGGAAGAATCAACACATCAAAAGAAGTATATTTATCAACCAATCCACAAAGTTTTGCCAATTCTTCATAATTTTCATTATGAATTAAATCTTCACCAATGATTAATGAAAACTTATCTTTTTTTACAAGCATTGAATCTATTAACTCTAAGAACGTTTCATCTTTTTCAATTGCCTCTAAAAATCTTATATATTCAAACTCTACTTCTTTTTCTTCTTTTTTAGTAACAAGTTTTTTAACCTCTTTTTCTTCCCCTGTCTCTTCATCTTTTACAAGTTCAACTACTTGCTCTTTTTTAGACTCAACAACTGTTTTAGTTCTTGTTTCTTTTTTAGAGTCAATAAACTCTTGAATTTCATTTGGTAAATCTTTTCCAAAAAGATATAATAAAAGATATAAAATTGAGCTCTCAACATTTGGTTTATGATATATAAACTCAGTTGTTTTGCCCTTCTTACCAACTTTTTCCATAACAGGGTCACTTACAGGATGAAAATAAAGTCCTGCACCTTTATTCATAATAACAGAGTTATTAAAGGCATACCTAGCACTTGGTAAATCAGATTTTAAGTACGCACCTAATGAGATTACAAAATTTGAATCATGTACATCTTTTAGTGTCGCAGAATAAAGAGATTTACCAGAAGTTAAACTATAATTTTGCATAAATCTTTTAAATCTAAAGGCATCTTTATTTACTAATTTTGCTCCTGTTTTTAAAGCAATTTTTTGTAAAAGTAAAGTCTCTTCATTTGTAATATAAGAATTAAACTTTATAGTGTCTGCTTTTTTGAAAGCTTCAATTGCTTCATTGAAAGCTTTTTCATCTTTTCCTTGAGTTTTATTTTCAAAATCATAGGCAAATCTTGCTGCACCATTTAATGTTGAATAATGATGTTCATTTGTAACCCTATAAATTTTAGGACTTGAATCATCTACAGAGGTATGCTTAGTTTCATAATACATAAAAGCACAATCACTAGAGTGAGGATTTGCTGCTGGAATTTTTGTAAGCTCCCAAGCATTTGATTTATATTGGAAATCATTTGAAACTAAGGCTCCAACAGGACAAACAGAAATACACTCTCCACAATCAGTACAATTGTCTTCTTCAAAACCAATAAGTGATTTATTAAGTTTATTCCACATTGAGTATGCATCTTTTGGCATCTGCTCTTTGAAAACTTTTTCAATTGCTTCAGAACCTCTTTTTACTGTACTTAAAGCATTTGAACCAATCATATCTTTACAAACTGTTACGCACTTTTCACAAACAATACAAAGACCTGGGTCATAATTCATAACTCCCCAGTGTTGTGTTGGTCTTGGAACATCTTTAATAGCATAACTTTGTGAATCAAGTTTCATATAAAGAGTATAGTTTTGCAATTCACACTCTCCACTTTGATCGCAAACTCCACATTGCAATGGATGGTTTACATCATAAACCTCCATAATGGCTCTTCTTTCTTTTTCAATATTAGGAGTTGAAGTGGTAATATTCATCCCCTCTTTTACTTTTGCATTACATGCGTAGATTTGTTTGCCATCTGCTTCTACAAGACAAAGCCTACAAGCTAATGTTGGAGAACATCTTGTTAAATAGCATAAAGCAGGAATAAAAATATCATTTGCCCTTGCTGTGTTTAATACAGTTTCATCACTTTTAGCTTCAACAACTTTTCCATTAATTGTTAAGCTGATTGTATCACTCATTATTAAGCCTTCTCTACCTTAACTTGTTTATATCTATAATCTTCAGTTAAAAAGCTAATATTACTATCTAAAATAGGACATAAGGCAACTGTTCCATAAAGGTCTTCATTTATAATAAACTGCTTTTTCACTTTATGTCCATTGTAGTTTAAGTAAACCTCATCGTTATCTTCTATCTTAGCAATTCTTGCAAAAGATTGACTCCCAACTAATTTTTGACAATCTTGTTCATCAAAAATAGAATAAACTATTGTTCCATTGTATGAATCTAACTCTTGTACTTCTTCAATATCTTCATCAGTACAGGTATCAACTTGTTCTTGTGTTTTTTCATCTAAACAAATAACTTCTAAATCAGAATATCTATTTATTGCCGCTAAAATCTTTACAATATTTTCTACTCTTTCATGAGTAGTGATATCTCTTCCTACTATTAATACTTTTGAAGTCTTTTCTTGGGCTTTCTCTAAAGCCTCTTCAAACTCTTCTTCCCCAGCAGAACTTTCACCAGAAATATATCCTATATCTAAATCATTTAGATAAGCTTTGATTTTATCACTTGCATTAATTGCAAAGGTATCAAGTAGCATTGAAGCAATTCCTTCTTCACTTCCTACTTCATATTTAATTAACTGCGAATAAAAAACTTTTAAATCAATATTATCAATAGGATGCATATAGATAAACTCTGCATTTCTTTGTGCGATAGTTTCTATAATCGCTTCTTTTACTTGCTCATTATCTTGGGCTAAAAATGACCCAAATGAGATAATATAATCGCTATTTAAAACTTTTTCTATTTTAGTATTCATTAGTCCTCTTTATCTTCTTTATTAATCTCTTCTTGTGGTTTTTCTTTTTTCACAACAATAGTCCAATCAACTTCATTGAATTTAATTGAATTCATAAGTGTATATCCAGCATCTTTAATAACATCTGCACTTTTTTGAACACAGGAGAAGTCCCCTATTTCAAAAAGGAAAATTGCATTTTCACCTTTTGAAATATCTTTATCCATAAGTTCTAACATTCTGTCATAAAAATCATCTTTCAATGGTCTTAAGTCAAATCTTTTCATCCTCTAGCCTTACCTATCAATCTCACCAAATACAACATTTAAATTACCAATAATAGTTACAACATCAGCTAATTGATGTCCTGGTAATAAGTCTTCTAAAACCCCTGTATGCCAGAAAGATGGTGCTCTTAATTTCATTTTATAAGCATATGGACTTCCATCACTAACTATCATATATCCTAATTCACCTTTTGGGGATTCAGTTGCTACATAAATCTCACCCTTTGGTGGCCTCATTCCTTGAGTTACAAGGACAAAGTGTTGCATCAAAGAGTAGTTTTGAGTCATAATATCTTCTTTAGGTGCTGAAATATATTCAGGTGCATGAGCCATTAGTTGACTATCACTACTTTTATACATAGGAATTAATTGTCTTAATATTTTTGCAGATTCTCTCATTTCTTGAATATAACACTTATATCTTCCATAAGCATCACCAGTACTTGCAATCGGTATATTAAACTCAAGCTCAGGATAAAGTCCATAAGGCATTTCACGTCTAAGGTCCCATTTAACTCCAGCTGCTCTTAAAACAATTCCTGAACATCCCCAAGATTTTCCTAACTCTTCATTTATTACACCTACATTTTCAAGTCTCATTTTCCAGATTCTATTTTCTGTAAGTAAACCTTCGTATCTATCAATCTCTTTTTCAAAGTTAGTGATAAATCTTTCTAAGTCTTCACACCAGTTTTGTGGTAAATCTAAAGGAACTCCACCAATTCTAACTGCACTATGAGTAAGTCTTGCCCCACAATAGTCTTCTATTAAATCCATTGCATATTCTCTTTCTCTAAAGGCATATAAAAATACAGACATAGCTCCAACATCAAGGGCATGTGTAGCAAGCCAAAAAAGATGAGACATTACTCTATTTAATTCTAAAAGCATAGTTCTAATAACTTCAGCCCTTCTAGGAGCTTCAATACCTAATAGTTTTTCTACTGCTAATGCAAAACCATAGTTATTTGAAGTAGAGGCAATATAATCCATTCTATCTGTTGTAGGTAAAAATTCATTATAAATCATATTTTCACCCATCTTTTCCATACCTCGATGAAGATATCCAATTCCAGGTGTTGCTTTTATTACTTCTTCTCCTTGAAGTTCAAGCATAAGTCTCATTTGACCATGTGCAGAAGGGTGTTGAGGACCAAAGTTTACTATCATAGTATTATCTTCACGCTCAAAGTTAATATTTTCAAAAAAAGGTTTTAATCTATTTGCTGTTTGCCGCATTTATCTTCTCTTATCTTCTTTTTTTAAGTGTAACACTTTTGTTTTCATCAAATCTTTTGATAATAGGAACTCCACCCTCTTCTTGATAAGCTAAAGGAGTATGTTCAGGCTCTTTGCCATTTGTAATATCAACGCCATATGGAACTTCATGACCTAACCTTGCAAATCTTTTAGTATCATATCTATCAATAGCAGCAGAGTCTCTTATTTCAGCCCCTATTTCTTCCCTTGCTTCTTTACCAAAAATTTTATCAACCTCATACCAAGATGCTGCTTCATCACCTTGTAAAGGATATGTCTTTCTTAATGGATGATCATACCAATCATCTGGCATAATAATTCTTTTTAGATTTGGATGATTTACAATTTTAATACCATACATATCATACATCTCTCTCTCAGACCAATTAGCCATTTTAAAAACTTCATAAACAGATTTTAGCTCTTGTTTTTCTTTGATAAAAGTTTTAATTCTTACTCTTTTTCTTTTTGTTAAAGAAAGCATTTCATAAAAAATTTCGAAGCCACCCCTTTGTGCAACATAATCAATTGCAGAAAGTTCCATTAACATTTCATATTCTAATGCTTCTTTGAAAAATGCAATAATATTTACATTATCATCAGGGTTTATATAAACAACTAATTCATCTATTTCTATATATGAATTTAAAATTTCATATTTACTACTTAAGAAATTTAAATCCTCTAAATAGATTTCATCACTATTTACTTCTTTTTTTGGAGTTTCAGGGGCAATATAAAATCTATCACTAAAGTATGATTTCTTTTGTACATCATTTTTAGGTGTATATTTTCTCATTATACAAGCCTCTTTTTCTTGATTTTTCTAAAAATAGACTCTTTTCTAATCTTTTTTTGAAGCATCATAAGTGCATACTGTAAAGTCTCTGGTCTAGGAGCACAACCTGGTAAATAAATATCAACTGGCACAATTCTATCAGCACCTTGAACAGTTGCATAAGTGTTAAACATTCCACCTGTATTTGCGCAAGATCCCATTGAAATAACCCATTTAGGTTCTGGCATTTGGTCATATAACCTTCTCATAAACTCTGCGTGTTTTTTTGTCAAAGTTCCCGCAATTACAATAACATCTGCTTGTCTTGGACTTGCTCTAAAAATTGTTCCAAATCTATCAAAATCATATCTTGAAGCACCCGTTGCCATCATTTCAATAGCGCAACATGCTAATCCATATGTTAAAGGCCAAAGTGAGTTTGACCTTCCCCAATTTACTAACTTATCAACTGTAGTTAATGCAATTGGAGCTCCGCCATCTTTAAAATAGTCTACTTTATGCTGTGCCATTCTAAAGCTCCTTTTCTCCATGCATAAATAAATCCGATTGTAAGTAATAAAATAAATAAAATCATCTCAACAAATCCAAACCATCCTAAAACTTGGAAATTTATAGCCCATGGAAACATAAATATAATCTCAATATCAAATAAAATAAAAAGTAGTGCCATTAAATAAAATTGTATAGATACACTACTTGGTTGTTTTGTAACTTCTGGTCCACACTCATATAGTGTGGTTTTTAGTTTTTCAGTATTTAACCTTGCAATTTTCCTACCAATAACTCTTGCAATATAAACTACTGTAAGGAAAACACCGAAACTCAAAACAAACATAACAAAAACGCCGAAATACGGATGTGAAAACTCCATATGTGTCATGTTTTATCCTTAAAATTATTAGTTTTTATAATAACTAACCCTTAATCTTCTTCAACTTATAAGATTAAGTAATACTTTTTCTTTAGTTATCAATTATAGTTAATTTTTATTTATAAAGTCTAATTTAGAAAAAACCAACTTTATTTTCTGAATCAAAGTTACCTTTTAATTCTTTTGCAATCTGTTCTTCAAAAGATTTATTTGTAAAAATTGGTTCATCATCAACGGCTATTTTAAATGCAGTATTTTTTATAACCATCTCTATTTGACCACCTGTTAATTCATAGTCTGCTAATTTCTTTATATCAAAATCTTTATCCAAAGGTAAAGTTGTTGGAAGTAGTTTATTCCATAACTCTACTCTTTGCTCATAATTTGGTTTTTTAAATTCTATTTTGTAATTAAACCTTCTTGAAAATGCTTTGTCTAAAGACTCCAAAAGATTTGTTGTTGCAATTAAGATTCCATCAAATCTTTCTATTTGTTCTAAAAAAATATTTTGCATTTGATTATGCATTTTTTCACTTCCACTAGCACTAGAAGTTGTTCTAGAACTTAAAAATTGATCTGCTTCATTTAATAATAAAATCGGTTCAGATTTACTTTTGTCCCTAATCTCATAATATTTATCAAATATTGCTCTAACATTTTTTTCACTCTCACCAACATACATAGAAAGAATCTTTGAACAATCAAAACTTAAAACTTGTCTTTTTAAAGTCTTTGCAAAAGCAAGTGCTGTTAAAGTTTTACCAGTACCAGCAAAACCATAAAAGATAATTCTTGCTTCAATACTTCTTTTATGTTTTATTCCCCACTCTTTAAGTCTATTAAATACTTTTTTATCCATTTGCTTTAACAGTGAATCTAAAACTTCTCTTGTCTTGTCATTTAAAACAACATCATCTAAAGTTTTATTTGTAGTAATAAGTTCAAATGTTTCTTGCTCTTTTATCAAAGAATCAAGCTTCATCTTCGTACTTCTATTTGTCTTTTTAGTTGGATGTGAAATTTTATATAAAATATCATCGGGAATATAGAAGTTTCTATTTATTCCCCCAAAAGGAGTTAAAACTTCATCATAATCAACCAATGAACTTGAAACAAGGTTTGATCCCTCTTCCAAAAGTGATCTATATTTTATTTTTTCATAATCATCACTTGAAATTAGTGTGATTAGAGAGTTCATATCCCTTAAAGTTCCATCACCACCTGAATACTCCTCTTTTAAAAGAGCTAGAAACAATAATTGTTCTTGTTCATTTAAAGTATATTGTTTAAAAAAATCTTCCATCATAATAGAGCCATCAGTCTCTTTTACTCTCTCTTTGATTCTGTTTTCAAGAAGAGTTAGTTTTGACCTTAATCTATTTATATTTGGTGAATTTTCATCAAAGTTGTTTTTTACTAGATTTAATTGTTGAGCTAAATCTATTCTAAAAAATTGATCTTGTAAATATTCTAAATGGTCTTCATATTTTTTAACTTCTGGTAAAACAAACTCTAATGAACCTTTTTCTAAAAGCTTTAAAAATGCAGGAGATAGAGTAATCATCGAGTTTAAAAGTTCTAATTGTGACATTTCACTAAGTTTTAGTTGGTCAAAACCACTTTGAACAAGCCACCCAAACTCTAATAAAGACTTGATTAATTGAATTTTATTTAAATGCTCATATGTTTTTACATCATAAAATTCACTTAAAATATCTATAACCATAGAAGTATCTCTTCCTTGGATATATTGTCTTGTGATGTATTGTAAAATTTGTGCTTCTTCTTTTGAGCATTTTAATTGTTTAAAAAATGCTGACTTCTCAACATTTTTTGCCTTTATAAATTCTATTATCTCGTTCATCTGTTTTTTCTTTCCTCTATTAAATTATAAAATTTTTCGAGGTTCTGTTTTTTTTGAAACCGTATTTTATAATTTTTATTTATAATTATCATTAAATTTTCTTTTTTTACTTCATTTATTTCATTAAATTTAACAATTTCTTTATCTTTTTGCAAATCTGGACTAAAACTGTTAGGTATTTTTAGGATATAATCTTGACAAAATCCCTTGTATTCACCTTTTGAATAGATGACATTTAAGCACTTTTTCTTTAAGTAGTAATTTTCAATTTTTTGTAAATTTGAATTATCATAAATGTTTAAGGCAATAAATATAAAAGCTAAAAGCCCGAAAAAAATTATAAAAATCATTTTACTCCAATTATATGTTTTATTAATCATATTACATTAAAATCTCTTAACCAATAATGAACCATTTTTTTTATTGTTAAATCTATATTAAGATTATTTCTATATGATTGCATGTTTATTATAAATAATTTTTAGGAGGTAAAATGAAACAACTATTATATAGTATCTTAGTATTTATATTTTTAACAGGTTGTGCAACAAATAATTTTTTTAATGGTAGTAAATATCCAAAAGAAACTTTAATCAATCAAGCAAACAATGGTGACTTAAATGCTATGCTTGAACTTTCAAAGTATTTTGATTTCCCTCAAACAATTGAAGGTTTACAATATTTTGATAAATGGTATGAAAATATTGATGAAAATGATGCTGCAGAACAAGTGGCACTTTTAGGTGAAATATATTATGACTATAGTGATATGTTTTTAAATGGAGAAGAAAAAGCCTTAAAACTTTTAAACCAAGCTTCTAAAAAAGGGAATCTTGATGCAAAGATATCTTTGATTAAACATTATCTCAATGAGTACAAAACACAAGAAGCAAATGAAATAGAGAATAATATTATTGATAAATTATCAGTAAAACAACTTCAAAAACTTTATTCTATTTATTTTGATAAAAGAAAAAGAGAAAAAGCTGAAAAAGTTGCCTCATACTTAGCAGAAAGAGAAGCAGATATTCCTTATGATTTACAACTAAAAAAGGTAAAATCAATAATCTACAGAGGAAGTTCTCAGGAGAAGGTTAAAGAGTTTATTGAAAAAACAATTGCTACTAATGATGTTGAAAAGATAACTAAATTAGCTGATATACTTGTAAAAAGACGAGCTTATAAAGAAGCTATTAAATTATATACTGCACTTATTAAATTAGATAATGAAAATGCTGATGCTTATTATAATCTTGCAATGATTTATAATAGAGGTAGCTATTTACAAAATCTAGAAAAAGATAAAGAAAAATCAAATAAGTACTTTATGAAAGCAGTTGAATTAAATCATCTAGAAGCTACAGTTAACGTTCTTGATGCATATTCAAATAGTAAAGAGAGTTTAGATAAATACTTAGAGTTAAAAAATAAGCTACTATCTTCAAATGAAGGTATTTTGGTTTTAGCAAACTACTACAAGAAAAATAGATATAATGAAAAAGCAAGAGAGTTATTCGAAAAACTTGCAGAAGAAAACGATCATAAAGCTATTTTAGAACTTGCATTAAAAATTCCGTCTAACTATAACTTTAACCCTGAAGAATATGTTAGTGCTAGAAGATGGCAAGAGTTTATTCTATCAAGTAGCAATACAAAGTTGAAAGATAAATTTACCAAAGAAGTTATAGAAAAACGAAGTTTCAGAAGAGCCTTCCCAGAAGTAACTAAAAAACTAGAACAAGAAATTTTAAACTCTGATAATATCTTGACTTTAAGAAAATTTGCTCAGAAGAACAGATACTCAAATATAGACTTTTCAATTAAACTATATGAAAAAGCTTCCAAAGCAGGAGACATAAAAAGTTCCCTTGAACTTGTAAGTCTTTATACAAATAAAAAAGTAAATAAATATGATAAAGCCGTAGAAGTTTTACAAAAACTAATAGATAAAGGGGACAAAAAAGCTGCTTATAAATTAGCAAACTTATATTTACATCCACCCTACTTTTTAGATGAAAAACCAAACTATAAAAAAGCTTTAGCTATTTATGAAAAGTTAGCAAAAGAAGATGATATAAAAGCTATTGAAGAACTAGTAAGATACCATCTTTGTAACTCTTGTGAGAAATCTCCATTTATAAATCAAGAAACTGGTTTTTTCTATATGAAAAGACTATATGAATTAAGAAAAACTCCTAGAGATTATGCTTCAATGGGATGGGCTTATGCTTATGGAAAAGGAGTTAAAAAAGATCTGAAAAAAGCTGAAGAGTATTACTTCCAAGCTGCACAAAAAGGTTATACTTCTGCTTATTATAACTTAGCTTGGTTATATTATAGAAATAAAGAAAATAAAGATAGAGATATCATTAGACTAGATTATAAAAAAGCAAAAGAATACTTAGAACTTGGGGCTAAAAACTACAACTATCCAAGTATAAATCTTCTAGGAGTTTTTTATAAAGATGGTCTAGGAGTAAAAAAAGATATGCAAAAAGCAGTTCGTTTATTTGAAAAAGCAGCAAGATATGACAAATATGCAGCAAATCATCTTGCAAATTATTATAGAGATAAAAAAGATTATAAAAGTGCTATGAAATACTATGAATATGCGAAGAGTAAAGGTGATGCATCAGCTCAAATAGAACTTGGAATACTTTATGAAAAAGGACAAGGAACAAAAAAAGATATTGAAAAAGCTTTAAAATATTATAAAGATGCTTTTAAAAACTATAGAGATGATTCACAAAAAGATATTGCGGCATATAATATAGGACTTATATATCATTATGGAAAAGGTGGCATGAAAAAAGACCTAGAAAAAGCCAAATACTGGTATTCTAGTTCAAATTTTGATAAAGCAAAAAAAGAGTTAAAAAAGATAGAGAAACTAAAAAAGTAATCTCTTTTTTAAAACTGATTTTGAATTAACATCAAAATCAC
The Arcobacter sp. CECT 8983 genome window above contains:
- a CDS encoding NADH-quinone oxidoreductase subunit G, whose protein sequence is MSDTISLTINGKVVEAKSDETVLNTARANDIFIPALCYLTRCSPTLACRLCLVEADGKQIYACNAKVKEGMNITTSTPNIEKERRAIMEVYDVNHPLQCGVCDQSGECELQNYTLYMKLDSQSYAIKDVPRPTQHWGVMNYDPGLCIVCEKCVTVCKDMIGSNALSTVKRGSEAIEKVFKEQMPKDAYSMWNKLNKSLIGFEEDNCTDCGECISVCPVGALVSNDFQYKSNAWELTKIPAANPHSSDCAFMYYETKHTSVDDSSPKIYRVTNEHHYSTLNGAARFAYDFENKTQGKDEKAFNEAIEAFKKADTIKFNSYITNEETLLLQKIALKTGAKLVNKDAFRFKRFMQNYSLTSGKSLYSATLKDVHDSNFVISLGAYLKSDLPSARYAFNNSVIMNKGAGLYFHPVSDPVMEKVGKKGKTTEFIYHKPNVESSILYLLLYLFGKDLPNEIQEFIDSKKETRTKTVVESKKEQVVELVKDEETGEEKEVKKLVTKKEEKEVEFEYIRFLEAIEKDETFLELIDSMLVKKDKFSLIIGEDLIHNENYEELAKLCGLVDKYTSFDVLILPTQTNTLGVSLICDELFEEETGLTVGYNEKADFELSALGDGKLDIPALNQQEGTFTNIDKKIIPTNAAIDYKGYVLNDLANEILECDVDYTIEYTKELPLNKGYCKIEFDDLPNYFGNDRVEYRGYDLKIDDIEVDNEFELKTSTSLVSSENEIVIYKANPINQFNEFTAIAHEFKNNLQSGIFFSKALFEKLQLEENQKVTVQVGEIKRTLKAYCENQIDGEIALVSTFEKALDTKVFFENSRYAIAKVMRD
- a CDS encoding NADH-ubiquinone oxidoreductase subunit E family protein, whose protein sequence is MKRFDLRPLKDDFYDRMLELMDKDISKGENAIFLFEIGDFSCVQKSADVIKDAGYTLMNSIKFNEVDWTIVVKKEKPQEEINKEDKED
- the nuoD gene encoding NADH dehydrogenase (quinone) subunit D, with the protein product MRQTANRLKPFFENINFEREDNTMIVNFGPQHPSAHGQMRLMLELQGEEVIKATPGIGYLHRGMEKMGENMIYNEFLPTTDRMDYIASTSNNYGFALAVEKLLGIEAPRRAEVIRTMLLELNRVMSHLFWLATHALDVGAMSVFLYAFREREYAMDLIEDYCGARLTHSAVRIGGVPLDLPQNWCEDLERFITNFEKEIDRYEGLLTENRIWKMRLENVGVINEELGKSWGCSGIVLRAAGVKWDLRREMPYGLYPELEFNIPIASTGDAYGRYKCYIQEMRESAKILRQLIPMYKSSDSQLMAHAPEYISAPKEDIMTQNYSLMQHFVLVTQGMRPPKGEIYVATESPKGELGYMIVSDGSPYAYKMKLRAPSFWHTGVLEDLLPGHQLADVVTIIGNLNVVFGEIDR
- a CDS encoding NADH-quinone oxidoreductase subunit C; amino-acid sequence: MRKYTPKNDVQKKSYFSDRFYIAPETPKKEVNSDEIYLEDLNFLSSKYEILNSYIEIDELVVYINPDDNVNIIAFFKEALEYEMLMELSAIDYVAQRGGFEIFYEMLSLTKRKRVRIKTFIKEKQELKSVYEVFKMANWSEREMYDMYGIKIVNHPNLKRIIMPDDWYDHPLRKTYPLQGDEAASWYEVDKIFGKEAREEIGAEIRDSAAIDRYDTKRFARLGHEVPYGVDITNGKEPEHTPLAYQEEGGVPIIKRFDENKSVTLKKRR
- a CDS encoding NADH-quinone oxidoreductase subunit B family protein, translated to MAQHKVDYFKDGGAPIALTTVDKLVNWGRSNSLWPLTYGLACCAIEMMATGASRYDFDRFGTIFRASPRQADVIVIAGTLTKKHAEFMRRLYDQMPEPKWVISMGSCANTGGMFNTYATVQGADRIVPVDIYLPGCAPRPETLQYALMMLQKKIRKESIFRKIKKKRLV
- a CDS encoding NAD(P)H-quinone oxidoreductase subunit 3, with protein sequence MTHMEFSHPYFGVFVMFVLSFGVFLTVVYIARVIGRKIARLNTEKLKTTLYECGPEVTKQPSSVSIQFYLMALLFILFDIEIIFMFPWAINFQVLGWFGFVEMILFILLLTIGFIYAWRKGALEWHSIK
- a CDS encoding ATP-binding protein → MNEIIEFIKAKNVEKSAFFKQLKCSKEEAQILQYITRQYIQGRDTSMVIDILSEFYDVKTYEHLNKIQLIKSLLEFGWLVQSGFDQLKLSEMSQLELLNSMITLSPAFLKLLEKGSLEFVLPEVKKYEDHLEYLQDQFFRIDLAQQLNLVKNNFDENSPNINRLRSKLTLLENRIKERVKETDGSIMMEDFFKQYTLNEQEQLLFLALLKEEYSGGDGTLRDMNSLITLISSDDYEKIKYRSLLEEGSNLVSSSLVDYDEVLTPFGGINRNFYIPDDILYKISHPTKKTNRSTKMKLDSLIKEQETFELITTNKTLDDVVLNDKTREVLDSLLKQMDKKVFNRLKEWGIKHKRSIEARIIFYGFAGTGKTLTALAFAKTLKRQVLSFDCSKILSMYVGESEKNVRAIFDKYYEIRDKSKSEPILLLNEADQFLSSRTTSSASGSEKMHNQMQNIFLEQIERFDGILIATTNLLESLDKAFSRRFNYKIEFKKPNYEQRVELWNKLLPTTLPLDKDFDIKKLADYELTGGQIEMVIKNTAFKIAVDDEPIFTNKSFEEQIAKELKGNFDSENKVGFF
- a CDS encoding tetratricopeptide repeat protein; this encodes MKQLLYSILVFIFLTGCATNNFFNGSKYPKETLINQANNGDLNAMLELSKYFDFPQTIEGLQYFDKWYENIDENDAAEQVALLGEIYYDYSDMFLNGEEKALKLLNQASKKGNLDAKISLIKHYLNEYKTQEANEIENNIIDKLSVKQLQKLYSIYFDKRKREKAEKVASYLAEREADIPYDLQLKKVKSIIYRGSSQEKVKEFIEKTIATNDVEKITKLADILVKRRAYKEAIKLYTALIKLDNENADAYYNLAMIYNRGSYLQNLEKDKEKSNKYFMKAVELNHLEATVNVLDAYSNSKESLDKYLELKNKLLSSNEGILVLANYYKKNRYNEKARELFEKLAEENDHKAILELALKIPSNYNFNPEEYVSARRWQEFILSSSNTKLKDKFTKEVIEKRSFRRAFPEVTKKLEQEILNSDNILTLRKFAQKNRYSNIDFSIKLYEKASKAGDIKSSLELVSLYTNKKVNKYDKAVEVLQKLIDKGDKKAAYKLANLYLHPPYFLDEKPNYKKALAIYEKLAKEDDIKAIEELVRYHLCNSCEKSPFINQETGFFYMKRLYELRKTPRDYASMGWAYAYGKGVKKDLKKAEEYYFQAAQKGYTSAYYNLAWLYYRNKENKDRDIIRLDYKKAKEYLELGAKNYNYPSINLLGVFYKDGLGVKKDMQKAVRLFEKAARYDKYAANHLANYYRDKKDYKSAMKYYEYAKSKGDASAQIELGILYEKGQGTKKDIEKALKYYKDAFKNYRDDSQKDIAAYNIGLIYHYGKGGMKKDLEKAKYWYSSSNFDKAKKELKKIEKLKK